Proteins encoded in a region of the Thermocaproicibacter melissae genome:
- a CDS encoding THUMP domain-containing class I SAM-dependent RNA methyltransferase: MSDFQLVCPCLFGLEGPLADELRKMGAENVAPQNGRVVFDGSDEMIARANICSRYAERVQILMATFPARSFEELFQGVRNLPWERWIGKTDAFPVNGSCLNSQLASVPDCQSIIKKAVVERLKSKYSVNWFEETGLPRKIHFLILKDMVSLMIDTSGPGLHKRGYRANATEAPIRETLAAAMVYFSRVRHDANFIDPFCGSGTLLIEAALTALNIAPGVSRRFDAEGWNTIDSGVWKKERERARSLEMHDTGFIAKGYDIDPAAVALAAENAQKAGVSGCVHVERRDIADFREEGDFGCVICNPPYGERLLDLRAAEEIYRTMGKVFVPRRGWSYSFITPDETFEKCFGRRAAKRRKLYNGMIRCQYYMYFKEKNEQEK, translated from the coding sequence ATGAGTGATTTTCAGCTTGTTTGTCCCTGCCTGTTTGGGCTTGAGGGACCTTTGGCGGATGAACTGCGGAAAATGGGCGCTGAAAATGTCGCACCCCAGAACGGCCGTGTCGTTTTTGACGGTTCCGACGAAATGATTGCGCGCGCCAATATCTGCAGCCGCTATGCCGAGCGCGTGCAAATCTTAATGGCGACTTTCCCGGCACGGAGTTTTGAGGAACTGTTCCAAGGCGTCAGAAATCTGCCGTGGGAGCGCTGGATCGGCAAAACCGATGCTTTCCCAGTCAACGGTTCCTGCCTCAATTCGCAGCTTGCCAGCGTTCCGGACTGCCAGTCCATCATCAAAAAAGCGGTCGTGGAAAGGCTGAAAAGCAAATACTCCGTCAACTGGTTTGAGGAGACAGGCCTTCCGCGCAAAATTCATTTTCTGATTCTGAAAGACATGGTCAGCCTCATGATTGACACGAGCGGCCCGGGTTTGCACAAACGCGGGTACCGCGCCAACGCCACGGAAGCGCCGATTCGTGAGACACTTGCCGCGGCAATGGTTTATTTCTCGCGCGTTCGTCACGACGCGAATTTCATAGATCCGTTCTGCGGCTCCGGCACTCTTCTGATTGAAGCAGCATTGACAGCGCTGAATATTGCGCCGGGCGTTTCGCGCCGGTTTGATGCAGAGGGGTGGAACACCATCGACAGCGGAGTTTGGAAAAAGGAACGCGAGCGTGCCCGTTCCCTCGAAATGCACGATACCGGTTTTATCGCCAAAGGGTACGACATTGACCCCGCGGCGGTAGCACTTGCGGCGGAAAACGCGCAGAAAGCAGGAGTTTCCGGCTGCGTACACGTTGAAAGACGCGATATTGCAGATTTCCGCGAAGAAGGAGATTTCGGCTGCGTTATCTGTAATCCGCCATACGGAGAGCGCCTGCTTGACCTTCGCGCAGCCGAGGAGATTTACCGTACAATGGGTAAGGTGTTTGTTCCGCGCCGCGGTTGGAGCTACTCCTTCATCACACCGGATGAAACCTTTGAAAAATGTTTCGGAAGAAGGGCCGCAAAACGCAGAAAACTTTATAATGGAATGATTCGCTGCCAATACTATATGTATTTCAAAGAAAAGAACGAGCAGGAAAAATGA
- the hypB gene encoding hydrogenase nickel incorporation protein HypB, whose product MEVIIMKELLEANEKLAEENRAYFSGRHILAVNLMGSPGSGKTTLISALAKELAPISVGVIEGDIASSIDAENLEKQGIRSSQINTCGECHLDSRVIRDGAEKIDLRDAIVFIENVGNLICPAEFDLGENVRLLAASVPEGDDKPFKYVPMFSYADAVVLTKCDLKEAVGFDTENFNKGLRAISQAPVFEVSLKKGQTPAGVKEIADYLRAKYEALPKA is encoded by the coding sequence ATGGAAGTTATAATCATGAAAGAACTTCTGGAAGCGAACGAGAAGCTTGCAGAAGAAAACAGAGCCTATTTTTCCGGAAGGCATATTCTTGCCGTCAACCTGATGGGTTCCCCTGGATCCGGAAAAACCACACTGATTTCGGCGCTTGCAAAGGAGCTTGCCCCGATTTCGGTCGGCGTTATTGAAGGCGACATCGCATCCTCCATCGACGCGGAAAATCTTGAGAAGCAGGGAATCCGTTCCTCGCAGATTAACACCTGCGGCGAATGTCATCTCGATTCGCGCGTTATCCGCGACGGCGCCGAGAAAATCGACCTGCGTGACGCCATTGTCTTCATTGAGAATGTTGGCAACCTGATCTGCCCGGCAGAATTTGACTTGGGCGAAAACGTGCGTCTGCTCGCAGCAAGCGTTCCGGAAGGCGACGACAAGCCGTTCAAATATGTTCCGATGTTTAGCTATGCTGACGCTGTTGTGCTGACGAAATGCGACCTCAAGGAAGCTGTGGGCTTCGACACCGAAAACTTCAACAAGGGTCTGCGCGCAATTTCTCAGGCGCCTGTATTTGAAGTCAGCCTCAAGAAAGGCCAGACTCCTGCCGGTGTGAAAGAAATTGCCGACTACCTGAGGGCAAAGTACGAGGCGCTCCCCAAAGCATAA
- the groL gene encoding chaperonin GroEL (60 kDa chaperone family; promotes refolding of misfolded polypeptides especially under stressful conditions; forms two stacked rings of heptamers to form a barrel-shaped 14mer; ends can be capped by GroES; misfolded proteins enter the barrel where they are refolded when GroES binds), whose product MAKQIKYGEDARKALLSGVNQLADTVKITLGPKGRNVVLDKKYGAPLITNDGVTIAKEIELDDPFENMGAQLVKEVATKTNDVAGDGTTTATLLAQCLIREGMKNVAAGANPMEIHKGIQAAVDVAVETLKKNSKKVSGPDDIARVASISASNDFIGKLISEAMQKVTSDGVITVEESKTAETYSEVVEGMMFDRGYVTPYMVTDTEKMEAVIDDASILITDKKISNIQEILPLLEKIVQAGKKLLIIAEDVEGEALSTLILNKLRGTFTCVAVKAPGFGDRRKEMLQDIAILTGGQVISSELGLELKETTLDQLGHARQVKVDKENTIIVDGSGDKKAIADRVAQIRAQIEKTTSDFDKEKLQERLAKLSGGVAVIKVGAATEVEMKEKKLRVEDALSATKAAVEEGIVAGGGVALINTIPAVQALVDKSEGDVKTGAKIVLRALEEPVRQIAYNAGLEGSIIIDAIKKSGKIGYGYDFANNKYGDMISLGIVDPTKVTRSALQNAASVASMVLTTESLVADKKEPAQNNAAAGGDMGGAY is encoded by the coding sequence ATGGCGAAACAGATCAAATATGGCGAAGATGCGAGAAAAGCACTTCTTAGCGGCGTTAATCAGCTTGCCGATACCGTTAAAATTACACTCGGACCGAAGGGTCGTAACGTCGTTCTCGACAAAAAATATGGCGCACCGCTCATCACCAATGACGGTGTAACCATTGCAAAGGAAATCGAACTCGACGATCCGTTTGAGAACATGGGTGCTCAGCTCGTCAAGGAAGTTGCCACAAAGACGAACGATGTGGCTGGCGACGGTACCACCACCGCAACCCTCCTTGCACAGTGCCTCATTCGCGAAGGCATGAAGAACGTTGCTGCCGGTGCTAACCCGATGGAGATTCACAAGGGCATTCAGGCTGCTGTTGATGTAGCAGTTGAGACCCTGAAGAAGAACTCCAAGAAGGTTTCCGGCCCGGACGACATTGCCCGTGTTGCTTCGATTTCTGCTTCCAATGACTTTATCGGCAAACTGATTTCGGAAGCAATGCAGAAGGTTACTTCCGACGGCGTTATCACCGTGGAAGAATCCAAGACTGCTGAAACCTATTCCGAAGTTGTTGAAGGTATGATGTTTGACCGCGGCTATGTTACTCCTTACATGGTCACGGATACCGAGAAGATGGAAGCCGTCATTGACGATGCCTCCATTCTGATTACGGACAAAAAGATTTCTAACATTCAGGAAATCTTACCGCTCCTCGAGAAGATTGTTCAGGCCGGCAAGAAGCTCCTCATCATCGCAGAAGATGTTGAAGGTGAAGCACTCAGCACTCTGATCCTGAACAAACTCCGCGGCACCTTCACTTGCGTTGCTGTTAAGGCTCCGGGCTTCGGTGACAGACGCAAAGAAATGCTTCAGGATATTGCTATTCTCACTGGCGGTCAGGTTATCTCCTCTGAACTTGGCCTTGAACTGAAAGAGACAACTCTTGATCAGCTCGGCCATGCACGTCAGGTCAAGGTTGACAAAGAAAACACCATTATTGTTGACGGCTCCGGTGACAAGAAAGCAATTGCTGACCGTGTTGCTCAGATTCGCGCTCAGATTGAAAAAACAACTTCCGATTTCGACAAAGAGAAGCTCCAGGAGCGCCTTGCAAAGCTGTCCGGCGGCGTAGCAGTCATCAAAGTCGGCGCTGCAACAGAAGTCGAAATGAAAGAGAAGAAGCTCCGCGTGGAAGACGCCCTTTCTGCTACGAAAGCTGCTGTTGAAGAAGGCATTGTAGCGGGCGGCGGCGTTGCTCTCATCAACACCATTCCGGCTGTCCAAGCCCTTGTTGACAAATCCGAAGGCGACGTAAAGACCGGTGCAAAGATTGTTCTCCGCGCACTGGAAGAGCCGGTTCGTCAGATTGCTTACAATGCTGGCCTCGAAGGCTCCATCATCATCGACGCCATCAAGAAGTCCGGCAAGATCGGCTACGGCTACGACTTTGCGAACAACAAGTATGGCGACATGATTTCCTTAGGCATCGTAGACCCGACCAAGGTAACTCGTTCCGCACTGCAGAACGCTGCCTCTGTCGCTTCTATGGTTCTCACCACCGAATCCCTTGTTGCTGACAAGAAAGAGCCTGCTCAGAATAATGCAGCTGCTGGCGGCGACATGGGCGGTGCGTATTAA
- a CDS encoding co-chaperone GroES has product MTIKPLLDRVLIKMEEAEETTKGGVILASSAKEKPQIADVIEVGPGGLVDGKEVKMYVKKGDRVITSKYAGTEVKIDGEEYTLVRQSDILAVVE; this is encoded by the coding sequence ATGACGATCAAACCATTGCTTGACAGAGTCCTGATCAAAATGGAAGAAGCGGAAGAAACAACAAAAGGTGGCGTTATTCTTGCCAGCTCCGCCAAAGAGAAACCGCAGATCGCAGACGTGATCGAGGTTGGCCCGGGCGGCCTTGTTGATGGCAAAGAGGTCAAGATGTATGTCAAAAAGGGCGATCGTGTCATCACCAGCAAATACGCTGGAACAGAAGTTAAGATTGACGGCGAAGAATACACACTTGTCCGTCAGAGCGACATTCTTGCAGTTGTGGAGTAA
- the hpf gene encoding ribosome hibernation-promoting factor, HPF/YfiA family, with translation MKLTFIGRKVNLKDNFKELAAKKLSRFDRLFGDDAEAKVVVTVEKNHQTVEITIFSRGMIYRAEARANEMNVALDEVIASLGSQIRRNKKRLNKKFSSAELLIPESDSSEEDYEENSFQIVRRKRFAVKPMSVDEAILQMELLDHQFFMFRNEETGDISVVYRRRGGGYGLLEPEPA, from the coding sequence ATGAAACTTACTTTCATCGGAAGAAAGGTTAACCTGAAAGATAATTTCAAGGAACTTGCAGCCAAGAAATTGTCCCGTTTCGACCGTCTTTTCGGCGATGATGCAGAAGCGAAAGTCGTGGTTACAGTGGAGAAAAACCACCAGACCGTCGAAATAACCATCTTTTCCCGGGGAATGATATACCGCGCCGAAGCTCGCGCAAATGAAATGAATGTTGCTCTCGATGAAGTCATTGCTTCCTTGGGCAGTCAAATCCGAAGAAATAAAAAGCGCTTGAACAAGAAATTCAGCTCTGCTGAACTGCTGATTCCCGAAAGCGATTCTTCGGAGGAAGATTATGAGGAGAACAGCTTTCAAATTGTTCGCAGAAAGCGCTTTGCCGTGAAGCCGATGAGTGTGGATGAGGCAATTCTGCAGATGGAACTTCTGGACCATCAATTCTTTATGTTCCGCAACGAAGAAACCGGAGACATCAGCGTTGTGTACCGCCGGAGAGGCGGCGGTTACGGCCTGCTGGAACCGGAACCGGCTTAA
- a CDS encoding peptidylprolyl isomerase, which yields MRYPIVTMKTSGGTVEIELYPDIAPNTVINFISLIKKGFYDGTIFHRIIPKFMIQGGDPKGNGTGGPGYCIRGEFTSNHFRNDLQHTRGVVSMARSVNPNSAGSQFFIMVDDAPYLDGEYAAFGRVISGMEEVDRIVSVPRDYDDRPLIEQKIISMTVETFGENYPEPKKV from the coding sequence ATGCGATACCCTATTGTTACGATGAAAACATCCGGCGGCACCGTGGAAATAGAGCTTTACCCGGACATTGCGCCGAATACCGTAATCAATTTTATTTCCCTTATTAAAAAAGGTTTTTACGACGGGACGATTTTCCACCGCATCATCCCGAAATTCATGATTCAAGGCGGCGACCCGAAGGGAAACGGCACCGGCGGCCCCGGTTACTGCATCCGCGGCGAGTTCACATCAAACCATTTTAGGAACGACCTGCAGCATACACGCGGCGTCGTTTCGATGGCGCGTTCCGTCAACCCGAACAGCGCCGGCTCCCAGTTCTTCATCATGGTGGACGACGCGCCGTACCTGGACGGCGAATATGCCGCTTTCGGCCGCGTGATTTCCGGCATGGAGGAAGTCGACCGCATTGTTTCGGTTCCCCGCGATTATGACGACAGGCCGCTGATTGAGCAAAAAATCATCTCGATGACGGTCGAAACCTTCGGCGAAAACTACCCCGAACCCAAAAAGGTCTGA
- a CDS encoding AAA family ATPase, with amino-acid sequence MSHYAITIARGYGSGGRRIGQKLADRLNIDFVDRELLQLASIESGINEELFGEADERLTKPLLFKNLRKNRVGNVLTPEQNGFISDENLYNYQAKVLRSLLERESFVVMGRAADFIFRDYPNVLTVNIQASREFCVKATMEYNDLSEKEAEAFVAKTDKYREDFYRYYTGQEWNVPSNFDLCLNSERLGDENCIRLIIEAAKLKIGSDFVVPKE; translated from the coding sequence ATGAGCCATTATGCAATTACCATCGCACGCGGCTACGGAAGCGGCGGACGCAGAATCGGGCAAAAACTTGCCGACAGGTTGAACATTGATTTTGTTGACCGCGAGCTGCTGCAGCTTGCCTCCATTGAAAGCGGAATTAACGAAGAATTGTTCGGCGAGGCAGACGAACGCCTGACAAAACCGCTGTTGTTCAAAAATCTTCGGAAAAACCGCGTGGGCAATGTACTCACTCCAGAACAAAACGGCTTTATTTCTGACGAGAACCTTTACAATTACCAAGCAAAGGTACTAAGGAGCCTGCTGGAACGCGAGTCCTTTGTGGTAATGGGCCGCGCTGCCGACTTTATTTTCCGTGATTATCCGAACGTCCTCACCGTCAACATTCAGGCTTCGCGTGAGTTTTGCGTAAAGGCCACCATGGAGTACAACGACCTTTCCGAAAAAGAAGCCGAGGCTTTTGTTGCGAAAACGGACAAATACCGCGAAGACTTTTATCGGTACTACACCGGTCAGGAATGGAATGTTCCGTCGAACTTTGACTTGTGCTTAAACAGTGAACGCCTCGGGGACGAAAACTGCATCCGACTGATTATTGAAGCGGCAAAGCTGAAAATCGGCTCAGACTTTGTTGTTCCGAAAGAATAA
- a CDS encoding MBL fold metallo-hydrolase RNA specificity domain-containing protein — protein sequence MQLVFYGADKEVTGSCHCLEACGKRILIDCGLYQGESESENRSFPFYPSQIDAVVITHAHIDHSGRLPLLVKEGFQGKIYATGKTCDLLGIMLRDSAHIQMVDALNANRKKRRAGEAAKEPLYTLDDAEETLKHLVPCVYGETVPLFDGIRFRMIDAGHLLGSASIEFHVEENGQKQTVVFSGDIGNVNQPIIRDPQYLTEADYVVMESTYGNREHDPIASYIPELAEVFDKTFAAGGNVVIPSFAVGRTQELLYFIREMKEQHIVKSLPDFPVYVDSPLAAEATKIYSGDLTGYADEDTVRVIRSGFRPLEFSNLHTCSTTEESRALNEDPSPKVIISSSGMCEAGRIRHHLKHNLWRPECSIVFVGFQAEGTLGRMLIDGVKQVKLFGEQIAVQAQIYNFKALSGHADHTGLVKWIESFERKPKRVFVVHGEQFTAQDFADELKQRGFPSYVPNFRAVADLTANRILDEGIAPEKRRPIRGAGKTSPAFSRLIAAGQRLMRVIQHNEGGANKDLARFADQILALCDKWDR from the coding sequence ATGCAACTTGTTTTTTACGGAGCGGACAAAGAAGTTACCGGAAGCTGTCATTGTCTGGAAGCATGCGGGAAAAGAATTCTAATCGACTGCGGACTTTATCAGGGAGAAAGCGAGTCGGAGAACCGCTCGTTTCCGTTTTACCCTTCGCAGATTGACGCGGTTGTCATCACACATGCGCACATTGACCACAGCGGCCGCCTTCCGCTGCTTGTGAAAGAAGGCTTTCAGGGCAAAATCTATGCCACGGGCAAAACCTGTGATTTGCTCGGCATCATGCTGCGCGACAGCGCGCATATCCAGATGGTTGACGCATTGAATGCAAACCGCAAGAAACGCCGTGCGGGGGAAGCGGCCAAAGAACCACTCTACACGCTCGATGACGCCGAAGAAACTTTGAAACACTTGGTGCCCTGCGTTTACGGCGAGACGGTTCCACTCTTTGACGGGATTCGCTTCCGCATGATTGACGCGGGCCATCTGCTCGGTTCCGCCTCGATTGAATTCCATGTGGAGGAAAACGGGCAAAAACAGACCGTCGTGTTTTCGGGAGACATCGGCAATGTGAACCAGCCGATTATCCGCGACCCGCAATACCTGACCGAGGCGGATTATGTGGTGATGGAGTCCACTTACGGCAACCGCGAACACGACCCGATTGCCAGCTACATACCGGAACTTGCCGAAGTGTTCGACAAAACCTTTGCCGCCGGCGGGAATGTTGTCATTCCGAGCTTTGCGGTTGGCCGCACGCAGGAACTACTGTATTTTATCCGTGAGATGAAAGAGCAGCACATCGTAAAGAGTTTGCCGGATTTTCCGGTCTATGTCGACAGCCCGCTCGCAGCGGAAGCAACCAAGATTTACAGCGGCGACCTCACCGGCTACGCGGATGAGGATACGGTTCGGGTAATCCGCAGCGGATTCCGCCCGCTGGAGTTTTCTAATTTGCATACCTGCTCCACAACCGAAGAATCGCGTGCCTTGAACGAAGACCCGTCGCCGAAGGTCATCATTTCCTCAAGCGGCATGTGCGAAGCCGGGCGTATCCGCCACCACCTCAAGCACAACCTGTGGCGACCGGAGTGCTCCATTGTTTTTGTCGGCTTCCAGGCGGAAGGAACGCTCGGCAGAATGCTCATCGACGGTGTAAAGCAAGTCAAACTGTTCGGCGAGCAGATTGCGGTGCAGGCGCAGATATACAATTTCAAAGCGCTTTCGGGCCACGCCGACCACACCGGTTTGGTAAAATGGATTGAATCGTTTGAGCGGAAACCAAAGCGCGTTTTCGTCGTTCACGGCGAGCAGTTCACCGCACAGGATTTTGCGGACGAACTGAAGCAGCGCGGCTTTCCTTCCTATGTCCCGAATTTCCGTGCGGTTGCCGACCTTACGGCGAACCGAATCCTTGACGAAGGGATTGCGCCGGAAAAACGCCGTCCGATTCGCGGAGCGGGGAAGACTTCGCCCGCTTTCAGCCGCCTGATTGCCGCAGGCCAGCGGCTGATGCGTGTGATTCAGCACAACGAGGGCGGCGCCAACAAAGACCTCGCGCGCTTTGCCGACCAGATCCTTGCTTTGTGCGACAAGTGGGACAGATAA
- a CDS encoding hydrogenase maturation nickel metallochaperone HypA: MHELPIVLDIIRVMKDEAKKHGFHEITKITLVIGELSSVVDESVQMYFEVAAKDTPCANAKLVFEHRPAMLKCTVCGTEFPHEKSFDCPACGGSSVLIKGTGTEFYIKSFDGN, translated from the coding sequence ATGCACGAACTTCCCATCGTCCTTGACATTATCCGCGTGATGAAGGACGAAGCCAAAAAGCACGGATTCCACGAGATAACGAAAATCACGCTTGTCATCGGTGAGCTTTCTTCCGTTGTGGATGAATCCGTACAGATGTATTTTGAAGTGGCGGCAAAGGACACACCCTGCGCAAATGCAAAGCTCGTCTTTGAGCACCGCCCTGCCATGCTGAAATGCACTGTATGCGGAACCGAATTTCCGCACGAAAAAAGTTTCGACTGCCCCGCCTGCGGCGGGAGCTCCGTTCTTATTAAAGGTACTGGAACGGAATTTTATATTAAATCTTTCGACGGAAACTGA
- a CDS encoding methylated-DNA--[protein]-cysteine S-methyltransferase gives MKRYDGSRFCRWHSPIGTLVIVEDGEGITKLSLAENAPADSREEMTPLLWEAVQQLSEYFVGKRKEFSLPLSLHGTPFQLADWEALRTIPYGETRSYRQIAEQIGKPKACRAVGMANHKNPIAIMIPCHRVIAADRSLGGYGYGPKVKRFLLELEKRHIG, from the coding sequence ATGAAGAGGTATGACGGGAGCCGATTCTGCAGGTGGCACTCTCCGATTGGAACGCTTGTGATTGTGGAAGACGGCGAAGGGATTACGAAACTTTCCCTCGCAGAAAACGCTCCGGCCGATTCGCGTGAAGAAATGACGCCGCTTCTTTGGGAAGCGGTGCAGCAGCTATCGGAGTACTTTGTGGGAAAGCGAAAAGAATTCTCACTGCCGCTGTCCCTGCACGGGACTCCGTTTCAGCTTGCTGACTGGGAAGCGCTGCGCACCATTCCCTACGGGGAAACGCGAAGCTACCGGCAGATTGCCGAGCAAATCGGAAAGCCCAAAGCCTGCCGCGCGGTCGGAATGGCAAACCACAAAAACCCGATTGCAATCATGATTCCGTGCCACCGCGTCATTGCGGCGGACAGGAGCTTAGGCGGCTACGGCTATGGGCCTAAGGTGAAGCGTTTTCTGCTGGAACTGGAAAAGCGGCATATCGGCTGA
- a CDS encoding ABC transporter ATP-binding protein, whose protein sequence is MHLFRRFISYYKPYRAIFYFDMFCALLLSAIDVAFPQILRNLTNGLFAGSGDEILRMLPWIGGSLLAMYLVRFGCQYYITSWGHIMGARMESNMRQDLFDHYQRLSFSYYDRNNTGEMMSKLVSDLFDISELAHHGPENILISILKIVGSFILMLMMNVPMTLILAAVTVVMIVFSVQKNKKMRAIFLDNRKKIASVNAQVQDSLAGIRVVKSFGNEDLERKKFEKSNLRFLDSKVSSYRIMGSFRAGNAFFEGLLYLTVVVCGGIFVANGTLSIADLSIYALYIGIFINPIDVLVEFTELFQKGYSGFRRFVEVIETPPEIKDKPNAKPLNSVKGEIEFKDVSFRYNEDESVLEHINLHIKAGETLALVGPSGGGKTTLCSLIPRFYDVASGQILIDGHDVRDVTLKSLRSAIGIVQQDVYMFSGSIRDNIAYGKPDATDEEILRAAKSAGIHDFVCSLPDGYDTYVGERGTRLSGGQKQRIAIARVFLKNPPILILDEATSALDNESERYIQASLDALSKGRTTIVIAHRLSTIRNADEIVVIADDGIAERGTHDELLAKGGIYAKYYNMQFESSAAV, encoded by the coding sequence ATGCATTTATTCCGCAGATTCATAAGCTACTACAAACCTTACCGGGCAATCTTCTACTTTGACATGTTCTGCGCCCTCCTGCTTTCTGCGATTGATGTTGCTTTTCCGCAGATTCTGCGCAACCTGACAAACGGACTTTTCGCAGGCTCCGGCGACGAAATTCTGCGTATGCTGCCGTGGATTGGCGGCTCCTTGCTGGCAATGTATTTGGTCCGCTTCGGGTGCCAGTATTACATCACTTCGTGGGGGCACATCATGGGCGCACGCATGGAAAGCAACATGCGTCAAGACCTTTTCGACCACTACCAGCGGCTTTCCTTTTCCTACTATGACCGGAACAACACCGGCGAAATGATGAGCAAGCTCGTCTCCGATTTGTTCGACATTTCGGAGCTGGCGCACCACGGGCCGGAGAATATTCTGATTTCCATTCTGAAAATTGTCGGTTCCTTTATCCTCATGCTGATGATGAACGTGCCGATGACACTGATCCTCGCAGCGGTTACCGTCGTTATGATTGTGTTCAGCGTCCAGAAGAACAAAAAAATGCGCGCAATTTTCCTCGACAACCGCAAAAAGATTGCCAGCGTCAACGCACAGGTGCAAGACAGCCTTGCAGGCATCCGCGTGGTGAAATCATTCGGCAACGAGGATCTCGAGCGCAAAAAGTTCGAGAAAAGCAACCTGCGCTTTCTTGACTCCAAGGTCAGCAGTTACCGCATTATGGGCAGCTTCCGCGCAGGAAACGCCTTTTTTGAAGGTTTGCTTTATCTCACCGTCGTCGTCTGCGGCGGAATCTTTGTCGCAAACGGTACTTTAAGTATAGCAGACTTATCGATATACGCTTTGTATATTGGAATCTTCATCAATCCGATTGACGTATTGGTGGAATTTACCGAGCTGTTCCAAAAGGGATACTCCGGTTTCCGCCGTTTTGTTGAGGTCATTGAGACCCCGCCCGAAATCAAAGACAAACCCAATGCAAAGCCTTTGAATTCCGTAAAGGGCGAAATCGAATTCAAAGATGTTTCGTTCCGCTACAATGAAGACGAATCCGTGCTGGAACACATCAACCTGCACATTAAAGCCGGCGAAACGTTGGCGCTTGTCGGGCCTTCCGGCGGCGGCAAAACGACGCTCTGTTCTCTCATTCCGCGCTTCTACGATGTGGCCAGCGGTCAAATCCTGATTGACGGCCATGACGTCCGCGATGTAACGCTCAAGTCCCTTCGCAGCGCAATCGGCATTGTGCAGCAGGATGTCTACATGTTCTCCGGAAGTATCCGTGACAACATCGCTTACGGCAAACCTGACGCTACGGACGAAGAAATTCTGCGTGCTGCCAAAAGCGCGGGAATTCACGACTTCGTGTGCAGTCTGCCCGACGGCTACGACACCTACGTGGGAGAACGCGGCACACGTCTGAGCGGCGGACAGAAACAGCGCATCGCGATTGCCCGCGTGTTCCTAAAAAATCCGCCGATTCTGATTCTCGACGAAGCAACGAGCGCGCTGGATAACGAAAGCGAGCGCTACATTCAGGCATCGCTCGACGCGCTATCGAAGGGCCGCACAACGATTGTGATTGCACACCGTCTTTCTACGATTCGCAACGCAGATGAAATCGTAGTCATTGCAGACGACGGCATCGCGGAGCGCGGCACACACGACGAGCTTCTTGCAAAAGGCGGAATCTACGCGAAATACTATAACATGCAGTTTGAATCCTCGGCGGCCGTGTGA
- a CDS encoding molecular chaperone GroEL: MASYIDPSMRSRFESLSIDLKNAILEKNVQIKNLQDLIQCLQSIVDDT, from the coding sequence ATGGCGTCTTATATTGATCCAAGTATGCGCAGCCGGTTCGAGTCGCTGTCCATTGACTTGAAAAACGCCATTCTCGAGAAGAATGTCCAAATCAAGAATCTGCAGGACTTGATCCAATGCCTCCAATCCATCGTCGATGACACGTAA